In Carassius auratus strain Wakin unplaced genomic scaffold, ASM336829v1 scaf_tig00016310, whole genome shotgun sequence, a genomic segment contains:
- the LOC113075039 gene encoding galactose-specific lectin nattectin produces MAVWIVYVSLGLLFALNASACETGWSRLGNRCFKAFNDPKSWKDAEVRCLNSGGNLASVHSFKEQAFLKLLVSSSSSFWIGGYDAVSEGTWFWSDGSKMNFHAWNSGEPNNKYDEHCMETNYGGVGNWNDKKCTVELPFVCAIAI; encoded by the exons ATGGCGGTCTGGATTGTTTATGTGTCTCTCGGTCTACTCTTTGCTCTGAATGCTTCAG CTTGTGAAACTGGGTGGAGTCGACTTGGAAACAGATGCTTCAAGGCATTTAATGATCCAAAGTCCTGGAAGGATGCAGAG GTGAGGTGCTTGAACAGTGGTGGAAACCTTGCTTCTGTACACAGTTTCAAGGAGCAAGCCTTCCTAAAGCTATTGGTGTCAAGTTCAAGTTCATTCTGGATAGGAGGCTATGATGCGGTTTCA GAGGGGACGTGGTTCTGGAGTGATGGGTCCAAAATGAATTTCCATGCTTGGAACTCGGGAGAACCTAACAACAAATATGATGAGCATTGTATGGAGACAAACTATGGAG GTGTAGGGAATTGGAATGACAAAAAGTGTACAGTAGAGCTACCATTTGTTTGTGCCATTGCCATTTGA